A portion of the Colias croceus chromosome 25, ilColCroc2.1 genome contains these proteins:
- the LOC123703231 gene encoding NSFL1 cofactor p47 — MASNREETMRQFCDVTGADENRSRFFLESSNWQLEVALSSFYENGGNVDEAPANAPAVTASPQPMSESDMDSPPGSPEKAQKKDKKKKTNTKFATLDTLEQDSSSEEDEGQAFYAGGSERSGQQILGPPGKGRKDIVTEMFKSIRERGAVVFEDEPSSTSRGRGGVFSGAGYRLGQTADDHEQVTPGGAAQTQDQPRSVRLRLYREGFTVDNGPIRQYQDSENSEFLSCIRRGEIPPELSGGGEVRVSLEDRRHEECPRTMSKTQAFTGKGHLLGSPTPATVGATVPVAAQPGDRSANQRAAQLAVRVDETAPVTTVQFRLADGSRLTGRFNHTHTVEDLYQYVSTAEPSYQIQPFVLLTTFPSVELSDRSITLGNAKLLNTTVLQRLK; from the exons ATGGCTTCAAATAGGGAAGAAACGATGCGTCAATTCTGTGATGTTACGGGCGCCGATGAAAATCGCAGTAGATTCTTTTTAGAATCTTCTAATTGGCAACTCGAg GTTGCCCTGTCAAGCTTTTACGAGAATGGTGGTAATGTAGACGAGGCTCCAGCCAACGCACCGGCGGTGACTGCGTCTCCACAACCTATGTCAGAGAGCGACATGGATTCGCCACCGGGATCACCGGAAAAGGCTCAGAAAAAAGacaagaaaaagaaaacaaacacaaaatttGCGACGTTAGATACTTTAGAACAGGACAGCTCTAGTGAGGAAGATGAAG gCCAAGCATTCTACGCAGGTGGTTCAGAGAGGTCAGGACAACAGATATTAGGCCCTCCCGGCAAAGGGAGGAAGGACATTGTCACAGAAATGTTTAAGAGCATTCGCGA ACGCGGTGCTGTTGTTTTTGAAGACGAACCATCGTCAACTAGCCGCGGTCGTGGTGGCGTCTTTTCTGGAGCTGGATACAGGCTTG GTCAAACAGCAGATGATCATGAACAAGTTACGCCAGGCGGAGCAGCACAGACGCAA GACCAACCACGTTCAGTACGTCTCCGTCTATACAGAGAAGGTTTCACCGTTGATAACGGTCCGATACGTCAGTATCAAGATTCGGAAAATTCCGAGTTCCTCAGCTGCATTCGAAGAGG TGAAATACCCCCTGAGCTATCAGGCGGTGGTGAGGTTCGGGTGAGTCTCGAGGACAGACGGCACGAAGAGTGTCCACGTACAATGTCCAAGACGCAGGCCTTCACTGGCAAGGGACATTTGCTTGGCAG CCCGACCCCAGCGACAGTGGGTGCGACTGTACCGGTAGCTGCCCAACCCGGCGACCGCTCGGCCAACCAGCGCGCAGCACAGCTGGCCGTGCGCGTCGACGAGACCGCGCCTGTCACCACTGTGCAG tTTCGCCTGGCAGATGGCAGCCGTCTAACCGGCAGGTTCAACCACACGCACACAGTGGAGGATCTCTACCAATACGTGTCTACAGCTGAACCGAGCTATCAAATACAACCGTTCGTCTTACTAACAACGTTCCCGAGCGTGGAACTATCGGATCGCTCTATAACGCTAGGGAACGCTAAACTGTTGAACACCACTGTATTACAACGGcttaaataa
- the LOC123703226 gene encoding stabilizer of axonemal microtubules 2 codes for MPECVSCPAAAPCAPTAGIKSGPRDGKPLDGKQELSCMCRSCCCGKPPIVKPCYKQPKIPDSYAPRRCYMKPTARVENCTTYNMSYLPVDGCKNLRGEAKKPEPNLVPSCEPMESCTVQKLSFLPNPVCVTQAIRPCHHDMWGQGPMQNLTTQRHDYVPKPCVLRESCKPPAKFHCVDQPFENRTVNKLSYLPPDKMEPVKSYAPERCYEKPAAKMESSTTHKLSFMPNQLMPKEPLPWACKGQYQKPCQKIEDNTTYSMSFLNPASDCRRCAILPNSCTNPVTASKRFETQTIYKNSYLPATAPIPQPVKPVPNLVPSTALMDGDTVHKLSFLPNPVCVTQAIRPCHHDMWGQGPMQNLTTQRHDYVPKAAAPRESFKPAHKFHCVEQPFENRTVNRMSFLDPGKVPIPTSYAPNRGYEKPSAKMESSTTQKMSYQPVCAPAPQRPPWACKGQYQKPCQKLEGTTIYRSSFLPPGEDCTEYIDPCSYGDCKPCDCMCPAECIATDPCACNFPRAECCS; via the exons ATGCCCGA GTGTGTGTCCTGCCCCGCCGCAGCGCCCTGCGCGCCCACCGCTGGCATCAAGTCCGGCCCTCGCGATGGGAAGCCCTTGGACGGCAAGCAAGAGCTCAGCTGCATGTGCCGCTCGTGCTGTTGCGGCAAACCGCCGATTGTTAAACCA TGCTACAAGCAACCAAAAATCCCCGATTCGTATGCTCCTCGGCGATGTTACATGAAGCCCACGGCTCGAGTAGAGAACTGCACTACATACAATATGTCGTATCTGCCGGTTGATGGATGTAAGAATCTTCGTGGAGAAGCGAAAAAACCAGAACCCAATTTGGTGCCCAGCTGTGAGCCAATGGAGTCGTGTACTGTTCAAAAg TTATCCTTTCTGCCGAACCCAGTATGCGTGACGCAGGCGATCCGTCCGTGCCACCACGACATGTGGGGGCAGGGCCCGATGCAGAACCTCACCACGCAGCGGCACGACTATGTGCCGAAGCCCTGTGTGCTCAGAGAGAGCTGTAAGCCGCCAGCGAAGTTTCACTGTGTGGACCAGCCCTTTGAAA ATCGCACAGTTAACAAGCTGTCCTATTTGCCCCCGGATAAGATGGAACCAGTCAAATCGTACGCACCAGAGCGTTGTTATGAAAAGCCAGCGGCCAAAATGGAATCGAGCACAACGCACAAGCTCAGCTTTATGCCAAATCAG CTGATGCCGAAAGAGCCTCTACCATGGGCCTGTAAGGGGCAGTATCAGAAACCTTGCCAGAAAATAGAAGATAATACTACATACAGCATGAG cTTCTTAAACCCAGCGAGTGATTGCCGCCGCTGCGCCATTCTACCAAACAGTTGTACGAATCCCGTCACGGCGTCCAAGCGATTTGAAACGCAAACCATATACAAAAACAG TTATCTGCCAGCAACTGCGCCCATACCGCAACCGGTCAAGCCGGTGCCCAACCTGGTGCCATCCACCGCTTTGATGGACGGAGACACTGTTCATAAG CTGTCCTTCCTGCCGAACCCAGTATGCGTGACGCAGGCGATCCGTCCGTGCCACCACGACATGTGGGGGCAGGGCCCGATGCAGAACCTCACCACGCAGCGGCACGACTATGTGCCGAAGGCGGCGGCACCGAGGGAGTCTTTCAAACCGGCGCACAAGTTCCACTGTGTGGAACAGCCTTTTGAAA ATCGCACTGTGAATCGTATGTCCTTCCTGGACCCAGGGAAAGTGCCTATACCGACTTCATACGCACCTAACAGAGGATATGAAAAGCCAAGTG CTAAAATGGAGAGCAGTACAACACAGAAGATGTCGTACCAGCCCGTGTGCGCGCCGGCGCCGCAGCGGCCGCCCTGGGCCTGCAAGGGACAGTACCAGAAGCCGTGTCAAAAG CTGGAGGGTACAACAATATACCGGTCGTCGTTCCTGCCACCCGGCGAGGACTGCACGGAATACATCGACCCCTGCTCGTATGGTGATTGCAAAc ccTGTGACTGTATGTGCCCAGCTGAATGCATAGCGACAGACCCTTGCGCTTGCAATTTCCCAAGAGCCGAATGTTGCAGCTAG